Proteins from one Shewanella pealeana ATCC 700345 genomic window:
- a CDS encoding AMP-binding protein gives MAYDSDSTLDLSRYASLIDLIELASARYGDKAAYSCLGQETSFNEINRYSRQFAAYLQQETNLVQGDRIAIQLPNITQFVIAAYGAIKAGMVLVNTNPLYTQRELIHQFNDSGAKALVVLSDLLPTLTEVVENTGIETVISTHAMDLIAPQPQPEVPFATVPFCEVLAKGEQLTYAPVISVLGQIAALQYTGGTTGLSKGAMLTHGNLIANAMQIKSRLGSRIIEGEEIFVAPLPVYHIYAFMVNLVLYYERGGCSVLIPNPRDIAGLISTLSKYPFTGFAGLNTLFVGLCHQPEFKALDFSHLKVTISGGTALTQAAANIWQQTTGCTISEGYGLSETSPVVSLNSPGLEQLGTIGKPVIATQVKILDMDDNEVAIGETGELAVFGPQVMLGYWNNQTETDKVMTKTGFFKTGDIAIATEDGFHKIVDRKKDMIIVSGFNVYPNEVEDILSNHDAILECAVIGVNDERSGEAVKAVIVLNDSHADKDQAITMIDSYCREQLAAYKVPKIIEFVEVLPKSTVGKILRRELRK, from the coding sequence ATGGCATACGATTCAGACTCAACTCTAGACCTATCGCGTTACGCTTCCCTTATCGATCTAATAGAGCTTGCCAGTGCCCGCTACGGTGACAAGGCTGCTTATTCATGCCTTGGTCAAGAAACTAGCTTTAACGAAATCAACCGCTATTCACGCCAGTTTGCCGCTTATCTCCAGCAGGAAACCAACCTAGTACAAGGAGACAGAATTGCCATTCAGCTGCCCAACATTACCCAGTTTGTTATCGCGGCTTACGGTGCAATCAAGGCAGGAATGGTGCTGGTTAATACCAATCCACTCTATACTCAGCGCGAACTCATTCACCAGTTCAACGACTCGGGCGCCAAGGCCTTAGTGGTACTGTCTGACTTATTACCCACATTAACTGAAGTGGTTGAGAACACAGGTATCGAAACTGTCATCTCAACCCATGCGATGGATTTAATCGCGCCGCAGCCACAACCTGAAGTCCCCTTTGCTACAGTGCCTTTTTGTGAGGTGTTAGCAAAAGGAGAACAGCTTACCTACGCGCCAGTTATCAGCGTGCTCGGCCAGATTGCAGCCTTGCAGTACACAGGTGGCACCACAGGTCTTTCAAAAGGCGCCATGCTGACCCACGGCAATTTAATCGCCAATGCGATGCAAATTAAGTCTCGTTTAGGTAGCCGAATTATTGAAGGTGAGGAGATCTTCGTCGCGCCATTACCTGTGTATCATATCTACGCCTTTATGGTGAATCTGGTGCTTTATTATGAGCGCGGCGGCTGCTCGGTATTAATCCCTAATCCGCGAGATATAGCTGGGCTAATTTCAACCCTATCAAAGTATCCTTTTACCGGCTTTGCAGGTCTTAACACCTTGTTTGTTGGCCTTTGTCACCAGCCCGAATTTAAGGCGCTGGACTTTAGTCACCTTAAAGTCACCATTTCTGGCGGCACCGCACTCACCCAAGCGGCGGCTAACATTTGGCAGCAAACAACAGGCTGCACCATCTCTGAGGGCTACGGCTTATCGGAAACCTCACCCGTGGTATCACTCAACTCACCAGGACTTGAGCAACTCGGCACCATAGGTAAGCCAGTGATTGCTACTCAAGTGAAAATCTTGGATATGGATGATAACGAAGTGGCCATTGGTGAAACGGGTGAGCTTGCGGTATTTGGTCCGCAGGTGATGCTAGGTTACTGGAATAACCAGACTGAGACCGACAAAGTGATGACCAAAACAGGCTTCTTTAAGACCGGGGATATTGCTATTGCTACTGAAGATGGCTTTCATAAAATCGTCGATCGCAAGAAAGATATGATTATCGTCTCTGGCTTTAATGTTTACCCAAATGAGGTCGAAGATATCTTATCTAACCATGATGCTATTTTGGAATGTGCCGTGATTGGCGTTAACGATGAACGCAGCGGTGAAGCGGTGAAAGCCGTAATCGTGCTCAATGATAGCCATGCAGACAAAGACCAAGCCATCACTATGATAGATAGCTACTGCCGTGAGCAACTTGCCGCCTATAAGGTACCTAAAATCATCGAATTTGTTGAAGTTCTGCCTAAGTCTACCGTCGGCAAAATTTTGAGACGCGAACTACGCAAGTAG
- a CDS encoding ABC transporter transmembrane domain-containing protein produces MNQNASSVAKAEPHTSTSKADSPQSPAPHVSKRAVLPWIAAFLKPYRTKVITAIIFLFIGSLAWLSLGQGVRLMVDEGFLNENGSRLNEIILLVIGITALSSSAIFCRFYLMTWLGERVSADIRLKVYDHLLKLSPGFYAKLRTGEIISRFTADSTLLQSVVGSSLSMMLRASVTVIGGIVMMAITSIKMTGLVLLAVPMVLGPIFFFGRKVRDLSRKSQDKVGDLGAYVDETLHEIHTVQAYSHEDQDRALFNNRVEAVMDAAKGRIKYRSILISLVMFLSILAIALVTWVGAHDVMSGAISAGELSAFMFYAVMVAGSVATISEVIGEIQRAAGATERLIELIETPIDIPVVASPLELVTPVRGDLKLKQVHFSYSNMGNNENQPGSADANSLEQVNSPERIGESSSPELENSPELESSLERINESSSPEQVNSTESIKSSERVPSNSEDEVIRGLNIHIKPGERVALVGASGAGKSTLFELLQRFYVLNSGSIELDGVDIAKLTPQTLRQQYALVPQESVIFASSVLDNVRYGRTDATEEEVRQACIAAKADEFISEFTDGYQTYLGERGVRLSGGQKQRIAIARAILADRPILLLDEATSALDAVSEHKVKLALDSLMAGKTTLIIAHRLATVINVDRILVLNKGQVVASGTHSELMQSSELYQEFASLQLLTDDS; encoded by the coding sequence TTGAATCAAAACGCTTCCTCTGTCGCCAAAGCCGAGCCTCATACATCGACGTCTAAGGCTGACAGCCCCCAATCACCGGCCCCCCACGTTAGCAAGCGTGCGGTGTTACCTTGGATAGCTGCCTTTTTAAAGCCTTATCGTACTAAAGTTATCACTGCGATTATTTTCCTGTTTATTGGTTCATTGGCCTGGTTGTCACTGGGGCAAGGCGTGCGTCTAATGGTTGATGAGGGTTTTTTAAACGAGAACGGATCACGTCTAAATGAAATTATCTTGCTAGTGATAGGCATTACTGCGCTGAGTAGCAGTGCTATTTTTTGCCGTTTTTATTTAATGACTTGGCTCGGTGAGCGCGTTAGCGCCGATATACGTTTAAAAGTGTATGACCATCTACTAAAGCTCTCTCCGGGGTTTTACGCCAAGCTGAGAACTGGTGAGATCATCTCCCGCTTTACTGCCGACTCAACCTTGCTGCAATCGGTTGTTGGCTCGAGTCTGTCTATGATGCTAAGAGCCAGTGTGACCGTGATTGGCGGTATCGTAATGATGGCAATCACCAGCATTAAAATGACCGGATTAGTACTATTAGCCGTGCCTATGGTGCTGGGCCCCATCTTCTTCTTTGGGCGCAAGGTGCGTGATTTATCGCGTAAGAGTCAAGATAAGGTGGGTGACTTAGGCGCCTATGTGGATGAGACCTTACATGAGATCCATACCGTGCAGGCTTACTCCCATGAAGACCAAGACCGAGCATTATTTAATAACCGCGTCGAAGCTGTGATGGACGCCGCTAAGGGCAGGATTAAATATCGATCGATATTAATTTCCTTAGTGATGTTCCTAAGTATCTTGGCTATTGCGCTAGTCACTTGGGTCGGTGCCCATGATGTGATGAGTGGTGCGATTAGTGCTGGTGAGCTATCGGCCTTTATGTTCTATGCGGTCATGGTGGCAGGCTCAGTGGCAACCATCAGTGAAGTTATCGGTGAAATACAGCGCGCAGCTGGTGCTACCGAGCGATTAATTGAGCTGATTGAAACCCCTATTGATATTCCTGTTGTAGCAAGCCCACTCGAGCTCGTTACGCCTGTTCGCGGCGACCTCAAGCTGAAACAAGTCCACTTTAGCTATAGCAATATGGGGAATAACGAGAACCAGCCCGGTAGCGCAGATGCGAACAGCCTTGAGCAGGTTAACAGCCCTGAGCGGATTGGTGAGAGTAGCAGCCCTGAGCTTGAAAATAGCCCTGAGCTTGAAAGCAGCCTTGAGCGTATTAATGAGAGTAGCAGCCCTGAGCAGGTTAACAGCACTGAGTCAATAAAGAGCTCAGAGCGAGTTCCTAGCAACAGTGAAGATGAAGTCATTCGTGGCCTCAATATTCATATTAAGCCTGGTGAGCGTGTCGCCTTAGTTGGCGCTAGCGGCGCGGGTAAAAGCACCCTGTTTGAACTGCTGCAGCGTTTTTATGTGCTGAATAGCGGTTCAATTGAACTCGATGGTGTCGATATCGCCAAGCTCACGCCACAAACCTTGCGCCAGCAATATGCCTTAGTGCCACAAGAGTCGGTGATTTTTGCCAGCAGTGTATTAGATAATGTGCGCTATGGCCGCACCGATGCGACTGAAGAAGAGGTGAGACAAGCCTGTATTGCCGCAAAAGCCGATGAGTTTATTAGCGAGTTTACAGATGGTTATCAAACCTACTTAGGTGAGCGAGGCGTACGTTTATCCGGTGGCCAAAAACAGCGTATCGCCATTGCCCGAGCCATATTAGCCGACCGACCGATTCTGTTACTAGACGAGGCCACAAGCGCGCTCGATGCGGTGAGTGAGCACAAGGTAAAGCTGGCGCTCGACAGCTTGATGGCAGGCAAAACCACCTTAATCATCGCCCACAGGCTAGCCACAGTTATCAATGTTGATCGCATATTGGTATTGAATAAGGGCCAAGTTGTCGCCAGCGGCACTCATAGCGAGCTGATGCAAAGCAGTGAGCTATACCAAGAGTTTGCCAGCTTGCAGCTGCTAACTGATGACAGCTAA
- the hutZ gene encoding heme utilization protein HutZ has translation MTIEKEQRLREKLLPEIEAFKAERSTLQLATQDADGVPNASYAPFALADDGFYILVSELARHGTNLKASKQLSVMLLEDEAEAKTVFARKRLTFDATAELVARDSETFTKGVAALSARFGEMIDNLAGLGDFNLFKLNPHHGLYVKGFGQAFSLSGAELLDVDWKRDGHHGTPKTDIAQDDLELAEAAN, from the coding sequence ATGACTATAGAAAAAGAACAAAGATTACGAGAAAAGCTGTTACCAGAAATTGAAGCTTTTAAGGCTGAGCGCTCAACACTGCAGCTTGCGACTCAGGATGCTGATGGTGTACCTAATGCAAGTTACGCCCCTTTCGCTTTAGCCGATGACGGTTTTTATATTTTAGTCAGTGAGCTTGCGCGTCATGGCACAAACCTAAAAGCCTCAAAGCAGTTGTCTGTGATGCTGTTAGAAGATGAAGCGGAAGCAAAAACTGTGTTTGCCCGTAAACGTTTGACCTTCGATGCCACTGCAGAATTAGTGGCGCGTGACAGCGAAACCTTTACCAAAGGGGTTGCAGCATTGTCGGCGCGTTTTGGCGAGATGATCGATAATCTAGCCGGATTGGGCGATTTTAACTTGTTTAAGTTAAATCCACATCACGGTCTGTACGTTAAAGGTTTCGGTCAGGCATTTAGCCTATCAGGTGCGGAGTTGTTGGACGTTGATTGGAAGCGTGATGGCCACCATGGCACTCCAAAGACTGATATAGCACAAGATGATCTGGAGTTAGCTGAAGCTGCTAATTAG
- the hutX gene encoding heme utilization cystosolic carrier protein HutX translates to MSVPVSVSVEQIRQHIENNPAAMPSQIAAELNISEFDVVSALPVEQITILPLAEKDALLAELPEWGNMTTIVSASGSIFEFKGSFPKGKYAHGYYNLITKGDGLHGHLKLDVITAIALISKPFRGTESHSINFFGSQGEVVFKVYLGRDKKRVLLPEQVARFNQLKQQVLTTTA, encoded by the coding sequence ATGTCAGTCCCTGTATCAGTGTCAGTCGAACAAATTCGTCAGCATATAGAAAACAATCCTGCTGCTATGCCAAGCCAAATTGCCGCAGAGCTTAATATTAGCGAGTTTGATGTGGTATCAGCATTGCCCGTTGAACAGATTACTATCCTACCCTTAGCCGAGAAAGATGCGTTATTAGCCGAGCTACCAGAGTGGGGCAATATGACCACGATTGTGTCGGCATCGGGCAGTATTTTTGAATTTAAAGGCAGTTTTCCAAAGGGAAAATATGCCCATGGTTATTACAACTTAATCACTAAAGGCGACGGTCTTCATGGTCACTTAAAGCTAGATGTGATTACTGCGATTGCCCTCATTAGCAAACCCTTTAGAGGCACCGAAAGTCACTCTATTAACTTCTTTGGTTCGCAGGGGGAAGTGGTGTTTAAGGTGTACTTGGGCCGGGATAAAAAGCGCGTATTACTGCCAGAGCAAGTTGCCCGCTTTAATCAATTGAAGCAACAAGTATTAACCACGACCGCTTAA
- a CDS encoding TonB-dependent hemoglobin/transferrin/lactoferrin family receptor: MALSSGAFAAQTQQVSEQQITEFDEVLVTATRVSEKASETSRSVAVVTEEQLQESQPSSVAQALKNEANVNVSNGPRASSQGVEIRGLGGQRVLQTIDGARQNTNSGHRGTYFMDPELLSSVEVVRGPASSLWGSGAIGGVVAQNTKSAADFLDEEDSFGGYLKQGYESNGDRIKTSGAIYGLTQTDAAGKVDWLLNGSYYDSNNIKIGNDKTLENSASQGTSGLAKFGWEPTDEQRLQLSARFSDTDELVPSNPATNVGTSVPLVKRKTQDQNVTLDYSLNPTDNALLDLNATLYWNGTDYDEDRVTKNQFDSTEYETLGFSLSNSSTLGNTVLTYGVDGYQDSIKTVRDDSGQFGQRPDDIDGDTTVWGAFTRADIELTETWSVDAAVRYDAFENQSNNLNQSSDDSAFSPSVGLVWKTTDWLTLSARYDQAFRAPSMEEMYSTGTHYCIPAIPGFLPNGLCNTFEINPDLKAEQAENKEIKADLRFANLAGNDELAITLNVFRNDVDDFIEQSVSNPLMGIPGFEQTTSWDNVDEAKLTGFEFSTRYRYEQTRVSFNYGQTEGKDKATDEYLSNIPAKKLAIDLSQGIMEGDMKVGTRFTYVAEQDQLPVDNVNQYDSYKLWDMYVAWEPAMGTFEGLRVDFAVENIGDEEYRQAWQTLYEQGRNFKLSARYNF; encoded by the coding sequence ATGGCTCTAAGCTCGGGCGCATTTGCTGCGCAAACTCAGCAAGTCTCTGAGCAGCAAATAACTGAGTTTGATGAAGTGCTTGTCACCGCGACTCGTGTAAGCGAGAAAGCATCGGAAACTAGCCGCAGCGTGGCAGTCGTTACTGAAGAGCAATTGCAGGAGTCGCAACCTTCATCGGTTGCCCAGGCATTGAAAAATGAAGCTAACGTTAATGTGAGCAATGGTCCTCGTGCTTCATCTCAAGGCGTTGAGATCCGTGGTCTTGGTGGCCAGCGAGTGCTGCAAACTATTGATGGTGCTCGTCAAAACACAAATTCAGGCCATCGCGGCACCTACTTTATGGATCCTGAGCTTTTAAGTTCGGTCGAAGTGGTTCGTGGCCCTGCTAGTAGTTTATGGGGCAGCGGGGCGATTGGTGGCGTCGTTGCGCAAAATACCAAGTCGGCAGCAGACTTTTTAGACGAAGAAGACAGCTTTGGTGGCTACCTTAAGCAAGGTTATGAATCTAACGGCGACCGCATTAAAACCAGTGGTGCGATTTACGGCTTAACCCAAACTGATGCAGCTGGCAAGGTAGATTGGTTACTCAATGGTAGCTACTACGACAGCAACAATATCAAAATTGGTAATGATAAAACGCTAGAGAACAGTGCGTCGCAAGGCACAAGTGGTCTAGCAAAATTTGGCTGGGAGCCAACGGATGAACAGCGCCTGCAACTGTCTGCACGTTTTTCTGATACTGACGAGTTAGTACCGAGTAACCCAGCGACTAACGTCGGCACCTCGGTACCTTTAGTTAAGCGTAAAACCCAAGATCAAAACGTGACGTTAGATTACAGCCTAAACCCGACAGATAACGCCTTACTTGACTTAAATGCCACCCTGTATTGGAACGGTACCGATTACGATGAAGATCGCGTCACTAAAAACCAATTTGATAGCACTGAATATGAAACTCTAGGTTTTAGTCTTAGTAATAGCTCTACGCTAGGTAATACTGTACTGACATACGGTGTTGATGGTTATCAGGACTCAATTAAAACAGTACGTGATGACAGCGGCCAATTTGGCCAACGTCCAGATGATATAGACGGCGACACCACAGTTTGGGGTGCATTTACTCGTGCCGATATTGAGTTAACAGAGACTTGGTCTGTGGACGCTGCTGTGCGTTACGACGCTTTTGAAAACCAGAGTAACAACCTTAATCAGTCATCGGATGATAGCGCATTTTCCCCTTCAGTTGGCCTAGTGTGGAAGACCACTGATTGGTTAACTTTGAGCGCACGTTACGATCAAGCATTCCGCGCCCCAAGCATGGAAGAGATGTACTCAACAGGTACCCACTACTGTATTCCAGCTATTCCAGGTTTCTTGCCGAACGGCCTATGTAACACCTTTGAGATCAACCCAGACCTTAAAGCTGAGCAAGCAGAAAACAAAGAAATTAAAGCCGATTTACGTTTTGCCAATCTAGCGGGTAATGACGAGCTTGCCATTACGCTTAACGTGTTTAGAAATGACGTAGATGACTTTATCGAGCAATCAGTTTCGAATCCATTAATGGGCATCCCCGGCTTTGAGCAAACCACCTCTTGGGACAATGTTGATGAAGCTAAACTGACTGGTTTTGAGTTTTCAACTCGCTACCGTTATGAGCAAACTCGCGTGAGCTTCAACTACGGTCAAACCGAAGGCAAAGACAAGGCTACAGACGAATACTTATCAAACATTCCCGCTAAGAAGTTAGCGATTGACCTTTCACAAGGGATCATGGAAGGCGATATGAAGGTTGGTACTCGCTTTACTTATGTTGCCGAGCAAGATCAGCTACCAGTAGATAACGTAAATCAGTACGACTCTTACAAACTATGGGATATGTATGTGGCATGGGAGCCAGCCATGGGCACATTTGAAGGTCTACGAGTCGACTTCGCAGTAGAAAACATTGGTGATGAGGAATATCGCCAAGCGTGGCAAACCTTGTATGAACAAGGCAGGAATTTCAAGTTGTCAGCGCGCTATAACTTCTAA
- a CDS encoding energy transducer TonB, giving the protein MTPKRYFAFGCLTILIQGGVLASQNSQPDPRLNSGSAMGSSQAVSISIAMQASQAVKTPEQVQAPVETQAKPTTQANPVAQTIAKPQPIAKTNAIAQTQAKPLSPKMAVTDKPKTLKEVAKKLDPIKPIEKTQESAAEVQTEQLSHNQPKADAKQGVSKQAVALSQPTFATPPSQPHYPKKARKKGFQGTATVEVMFNQLGEQLSLTLVDSSGYRLLDKAALNAVEKWQFAAPSPQTAYAYTVRVPVKFALN; this is encoded by the coding sequence ATGACTCCTAAACGTTATTTTGCTTTTGGTTGTTTAACGATTTTAATCCAAGGCGGCGTACTCGCCTCACAAAACAGCCAGCCAGATCCGCGACTAAACTCTGGCTCTGCGATGGGCTCTAGTCAGGCAGTCAGCATCTCTATTGCAATGCAAGCCAGCCAAGCTGTAAAAACGCCCGAGCAGGTTCAAGCACCTGTTGAAACCCAAGCTAAGCCGACGACTCAAGCTAATCCTGTTGCTCAGACCATTGCGAAACCCCAGCCAATTGCCAAGACTAACGCCATTGCCCAAACCCAAGCTAAACCGCTCTCCCCCAAGATGGCTGTAACTGACAAGCCAAAAACGCTAAAAGAGGTAGCGAAAAAGTTGGATCCAATCAAGCCAATCGAAAAAACACAAGAAAGTGCCGCTGAAGTACAAACAGAGCAACTTTCTCACAATCAACCAAAGGCTGATGCCAAGCAAGGTGTAAGCAAGCAAGCCGTTGCATTAAGCCAACCCACTTTTGCCACACCACCGAGCCAACCCCACTACCCAAAAAAAGCACGTAAAAAGGGATTTCAAGGCACTGCGACCGTGGAGGTGATGTTTAACCAGCTTGGCGAGCAACTCTCGCTCACCTTGGTGGATAGCTCCGGTTACCGATTATTAGACAAAGCCGCGTTAAACGCTGTCGAGAAGTGGCAGTTTGCCGCACCTAGCCCACAAACCGCCTACGCCTACACTGTGCGAGTACCGGTGAAGTTTGCATTGAATTAA